From the genome of Sediminibacter sp. Hel_I_10:
CTTCGTCAATTTCATAACTTGTAAAATTTAATAGCAGTCAAATATACATATAAAATGCAATTAATCGAACTTTTATGCTTTTAATCGTTTAAAACTACCATTTTGTAGGATTCTACTTTAAAATATCCAACACATCCTGTTCTGAAATAATAGGCACATTGAGGGTCTCAGCCTTCGCCCTCTTACTCGGCCCCATGTTTGCCCCTGCAACCAAATAATTTGTTTTAGAAGATATAGAACTTGATACTTTGCCCCCATTATCCTCAATTAATTTCTTAAGCTCCGTTCTTGAAAGTGTCTCAAATACCCCAGAAATAACAAAGGTACCACCATCTAACCTATTGGTCTGGTTGGCTAATTTTTCAGCAGAGATTTCTAATTGTAGTCCGTGTTTTTTTAACTTCTCAATATAAACTCGATTCTCTGTAGATTCAAAAAAGTCGACCACGCTTTGCGCAATGCGTTCTCCAATTTCATCTACTGAGATCAATTCTTCTACCGAAGCTGCTGCTAAAGCATCTATAGTTTTATAATGTTTTGCCAGTTTTTTTGCTACAGTCTCCCCGACAAAACGAATACCTATTGCAAACAGGACGCGTTCAAACGGAATCTCCTTTGAAGACTCAATACCTTTAATCAAGTTTTCGGCACTTTTTTCAGCCATCCGTTCCAAAGGCAACACATCCTCTTTTTTTAAATCATATAAATCAGAATAATTGGAAATCAATCCTTCATTAACCAGAAGCGCCACTGTCTCTCCTCCCAAACCTTCAATATCCATCGCTTTACGGGAAATAAAATGCTGGATACGGCCTATGATTTGAGGCTTACAGCCATTATAATTCATACAGTAATGCTTAGCATCGCCCTCTTGTCTCACCAATTTTGATCCGCATTCGGGACAATGCGTAATGTACTGGGTAGGCTCTGAGTCTTCTGGGCGTTTTGACAAGTCCACAGAAATGATCTTAGGAATAATCTCTCCTCCTTTTTCAACAAACACCTCATCACCTTCCCTAATATCCAATTTTTCAATCTGGTCGGCATTATGCAGTGATGCGCGCTTTACGGTAGTTCCTGCCAACTCAACAGGTTCTAAATTAGCTACAGGTGTTATGGCTCCTGTTCGCCCAACTTGATAGGTAATTTCGTTTAATCTTGTAGACACCTGCTCTGCCTTAAACTTATAGGCCATGGCCCAGCGTGGTGCTTTTGAGGTATACCCCAATTCTTCTTGCTGCTGTAAATTGTTCACCTTAATCACAACCCCATCCGTTTCGTATGGTAGATCATGTCGATGCTCATCCCAATAATCTACAAAAGCTAAAACCTCATCAACAGATTTAGCCAACTTTGAAGCTTCCGGGACTTTAAAGCCCATTCGTCTTGCTTTCTCAAGGCTTTCAAACTGCGTCTCAAACCCCAGTCTATCGCCGGTGATATTATAAAGTAAACATTCTAAAGGTCGCTTAGCAACTTCGGCACTATCCTGAAGTTTCAAACTTCCAGACGCCGTATTTCTAGGGTTACGATACAGCTCTTCTCCAGCGGCCAATCGCTCCTCATTCATTTTACGAAACCCTTCATAAGGTAAAACAATCTCGCCCCTAATATCAAAACTCTTGGGAAAATCACCTTGCAACTGTAACGGCACAGATCTAATGGTCTTGATGTTTGCCGTAACATCATCGCCCTGAGACCCGTCTCCACGTGTTACTGCCCTTAATAAGTTGCCATTTTCGTAAGTTAAGCTAATAGAAGCACCATCATATTTGAGCTCGCAAACAAATTCAACCGCGCCGTCAATAACTTTTTCAATACGTTTTTCCCAATCTAAAAGATCTTCTTTAGAGTAAGAATTGTCTAATGAATACATACGGTAGCGGTGCGCGATGGTGTCAAAATTCTTAGTAATCTCACCACCAACGCGTAAGGTTGGCGAGTTGGCATCGTAAAACTCAGGATGTTTTTCTTCTAAGTCCTGCAGTTGCTTCAACTTCATATCAAACTCAAAATCATCTATACTTGGCTGATCTAACACATAATAATTATAGTTGTGCTCTCGTAATTCTGTTCTAAGAGACTCAATAATTGCCTTGGTATTCATCTTATTATAAATTTTTATTCGGAAATATGACGACTTCAAACCAGTTTTTAAAGAACCCCTTTGATCATCCTATCTTTTCCAAAAATATCTGTATTCAATTCAATCTCAGTAAAATTATGATCATTTAAAAGCTGTACCATCTCCTTACCCAAATACTCGTTAATTTCAAAATAAAGCCTTCCTCCTGGTTTTAGATAGTTTTGTGCAAATTCACAAATAGTCTGATAAAACACTAACGGACTTTCATCTTTTACAAATAAGGCCAAGTGCGGTTCATTGTCAAGCACATTAGCCTGCATCTGTGATTTTTCCTGCTCTCTCACATAGGGCGGATTGGATATGATCAGGTCAAAACCATCGAATTTAAGCGCTCCTCCTTCTTTAAAACTCAAAATATCAAGCTTACTAAAATCAACATTAACGTCATTGACTAAAGCATTTTGCCCCGCCACTTTTAGTGCCTCTTCGGAAATATCAACTGCAGAAACCTTCGCATTCTCAAAATGTTTGGCAATAGCTATCGCAATACAACCTGAACCTGTACCTATATCCAAAATTTGGATGGGCGCATCAAGAACTGAAGATATTGTCTTTAAATCTTCTAGAGCAAGAGCGACCAATTCTTCGGTTTCTGGTCTGGGGATAAGTGTATGGGAATTCACTTGAAATGGAAGTCCGAAAAACTCAGTAACCCCAATACTATATTGTATGGGTTTCTGGGAATTTAAATCAGATAATACCTTTAATAATGGCTTAGCGTCTTCCTCAGTAATTCTGAGATCGGGCTCTAAAACCAATGCTATACGGGCCATATCCAAATAATGACCTATTGCAATATTGAAAAAGGAATCTACCTCTTCCTTCCCAAAAATGGCATCCAGTTGCGCATGGTAGGTATTTAAAAGTTGTTTTAGTTGCAAATGGAGGTCGTTTTAAAATCTAAGTCAATCATAACTCTTTAGTCATCCAAACACCACAGCTATAATGGCCCGTGTCTCCTAGTGGTGCTGTTCTATGTTTAAAACCAAACATCTCATAAATATGAATGGCCGCTTTTAATTGTGGTGCCGTTTCTAAGTAACAGCTATCAAAACCAAAAGTTTTGGCTGCTTCAAGACATTTTGAAATCAACTTTTTCCCCAGACCCAGACCTCTCACTTCGGGAGCAAAATACATTTTTTGTAACTCGCACACATTGCCTTTAAAATCCTTCAAGGCTTTTATACCAGCACCGCCAAAAATCTCATCCCCTTTTGCCACCACAAAGTAGACTTCTCGATCGCCTCGGTAAGACTCATACATGATTGGAGTTTCAGAATCTTCATAGGCAGTACCTTTTAACGGAATTTGAAATTCTGGAAAGCAGGATTTAATAACGGCCTCTAATTTGGCGTTGTCACCCGCTTCAATTTCCCTAATGATTATCTCGTTTTCACTCACTAAATTATGCTATTTTTGCATTAGTTTTTCAGGGCATGAAGATACACGAAAAATACATAAAACGCTGCATAGAAATTGCCAAAAACGGGCTGGGCGCAACGGCACCAAACCCAATGGTAGGCTGTGTGATTGTATACAAAAATCAAATTATTAGTGAAGGGTATACCAGCGCCTTTGGGGGCAATCACGCCGAGGTAAATGCCATCTCCAAAATAAAGGATCTGTCTGTCTTAAAATCGGCAACATTATACGTCACCTTGGAGCCTTGTTCTCATTACGGAAAAACCCCACCTTGTAGCAACCTTATTATTGAGAAGCAAATCCCCAAAGTCGTTATTGGCTGTGTAGATGACAATCCTTTGGTAGCCAAAAAAGGCATCGCTAAACTCGAAGCCGCAGGGTGCGAGGTTATGGTTGGTGTTTTGGAAGCGGAATGTAAAGCCCATCACAAGCGTTTTTTTACCTTTCATAATAAGAAAAGACCTTATATTATTTTAAAATGGGCAGAGACCAAGAACGGCTATATCGCACCTGACCAAAAGGAAAAACAAGAACCTGTTTGGATCACCAATAGGTATTCTAGACAATTAGTGCATAAATGGCGCGCTGAGGAACAAGCGATATTAGTGGGTACAAATACTGTTTTAGATGATGATCCCAGTTTAACAGTTAGGGATTGGACGGGCAAGCAGCCTTTAAAAATAGTTTTAGACCACTCCCTAAAATTACCCAAAGACGCAGCAGTGTATAGAGGCATTG
Proteins encoded in this window:
- the ligA gene encoding NAD-dependent DNA ligase LigA: MNTKAIIESLRTELREHNYNYYVLDQPSIDDFEFDMKLKQLQDLEEKHPEFYDANSPTLRVGGEITKNFDTIAHRYRMYSLDNSYSKEDLLDWEKRIEKVIDGAVEFVCELKYDGASISLTYENGNLLRAVTRGDGSQGDDVTANIKTIRSVPLQLQGDFPKSFDIRGEIVLPYEGFRKMNEERLAAGEELYRNPRNTASGSLKLQDSAEVAKRPLECLLYNITGDRLGFETQFESLEKARRMGFKVPEASKLAKSVDEVLAFVDYWDEHRHDLPYETDGVVIKVNNLQQQEELGYTSKAPRWAMAYKFKAEQVSTRLNEITYQVGRTGAITPVANLEPVELAGTTVKRASLHNADQIEKLDIREGDEVFVEKGGEIIPKIISVDLSKRPEDSEPTQYITHCPECGSKLVRQEGDAKHYCMNYNGCKPQIIGRIQHFISRKAMDIEGLGGETVALLVNEGLISNYSDLYDLKKEDVLPLERMAEKSAENLIKGIESSKEIPFERVLFAIGIRFVGETVAKKLAKHYKTIDALAAASVEELISVDEIGERIAQSVVDFFESTENRVYIEKLKKHGLQLEISAEKLANQTNRLDGGTFVISGVFETLSRTELKKLIEDNGGKVSSSISSKTNYLVAGANMGPSKRAKAETLNVPIISEQDVLDILK
- the ribD gene encoding bifunctional diaminohydroxyphosphoribosylaminopyrimidine deaminase/5-amino-6-(5-phosphoribosylamino)uracil reductase RibD, which produces MKIHEKYIKRCIEIAKNGLGATAPNPMVGCVIVYKNQIISEGYTSAFGGNHAEVNAISKIKDLSVLKSATLYVTLEPCSHYGKTPPCSNLIIEKQIPKVVIGCVDDNPLVAKKGIAKLEAAGCEVMVGVLEAECKAHHKRFFTFHNKKRPYIILKWAETKNGYIAPDQKEKQEPVWITNRYSRQLVHKWRAEEQAILVGTNTVLDDDPSLTVRDWTGKQPLKIVLDHSLKLPKDAAVYRGIEKVIVISSKENVTKSNDSFLENTILESIDWQDHNHIAQQICDTLYQHHINSVIIEGGSKTLQTFIDENLWDEARVFTGSNTFNDGILAPKFSGRLISEANILTDNLSIYNND
- the prmC gene encoding peptide chain release factor N(5)-glutamine methyltransferase, producing the protein MQLKQLLNTYHAQLDAIFGKEEVDSFFNIAIGHYLDMARIALVLEPDLRITEEDAKPLLKVLSDLNSQKPIQYSIGVTEFFGLPFQVNSHTLIPRPETEELVALALEDLKTISSVLDAPIQILDIGTGSGCIAIAIAKHFENAKVSAVDISEEALKVAGQNALVNDVNVDFSKLDILSFKEGGALKFDGFDLIISNPPYVREQEKSQMQANVLDNEPHLALFVKDESPLVFYQTICEFAQNYLKPGGRLYFEINEYLGKEMVQLLNDHNFTEIELNTDIFGKDRMIKGVL
- a CDS encoding GNAT family N-acetyltransferase, which translates into the protein MSENEIIIREIEAGDNAKLEAVIKSCFPEFQIPLKGTAYEDSETPIMYESYRGDREVYFVVAKGDEIFGGAGIKALKDFKGNVCELQKMYFAPEVRGLGLGKKLISKCLEAAKTFGFDSCYLETAPQLKAAIHIYEMFGFKHRTAPLGDTGHYSCGVWMTKEL